Proteins encoded in a region of the Bombyx mori chromosome 21, ASM3026992v2 genome:
- the LOC100329149 gene encoding aliphatic nitrilase isoform X1 has protein sequence MENETHSLESIINNNLTGRDLEEFNRIHFGRRNNLEIKLKESSIAAAKEADFDVAAYAFPAKDEQTRPPRIVKVGIVQHSIAVPTDRPVNEQKKAIFNKVKKIIDVAGQEGVNIICFQELWNMPFAFCTREKQPWCEFAESAEDGPTTTFLRELAIKYAMVIVSSILERDEKHSDILWNTAVVISDTGNVIGKHRKNHIPRVGDFNESNYYMEGNTGHPVFATRYGKIAVNICFGRHHVLNWMMFGQNGAEIVFNPSATIAGEGGSEYMWNVEARNAAITNCYFTAAINRVGYEEFPNEFTSADGKPAHKDLGLFYGSSYFCGPDGVRCPGLSRTRDGLLIAAVDLNLNRQIKDRRCYYMTQRLDMYVNSLSKVLELDYKPQVVHENEKQF, from the coding sequence ATGGAGAATGAAACTCACAGCCTTGAatctataataaacaacaactTGACCGGGCGCGACTTGGAAGAGTTCAACAGAATTCATTTTGGGCGGCGGAATAACCTTGAAATCAAACTGAAAGAATCCTCGATCGCTGCAGCTAAGGAGGCTGACTTCGACGTCGCCGCATACGCTTTCCCGGCCAAGGACGAGCAGACCCGACCCCCGAGAATTGTGAAGGTAGGAATAGTTCAGCATTCCATCGCGGTGCCCACCGATCGTCCAGTCAACGAGCAAAAGAAAGCAATTTTCAATAAAGTCAAGAAAATCATCGATGTTGCCGGCCAAGAGGGTGTTAACATCATCTGTTTCCAAGAGTTGTGGAACATGCCCTTCGCGTTCTGCACAAGGGAGAAGCAGCCGTGGTGCGAGTTTGCCGAATCAGCTGAAGACGGGCCGACCACGACCTTCCTTCGGGAACTCGCCATCAAGTACGCAATGGTGATCGTGTCCTCGATATTAGAAAGGGACGAGAAGCATTCGGACATACTTTGGAACACTGCGGTTGTAATTAGTGACACCGGAAACGTGATCGGGAAACATCGCAAGAACCACATTCCGAGAGTCGGCGATTTTAACGAATCCAACTACTACATGGAAGGTAACACCGGCCATCCTGTATTTGCGACCAGATACGGCAAGATCGCGGTGAACATCTGCTTCGGACGGCACCACGTCTTGAACTGGATGATGTTCGGACAGAACGGAGCGGAGATCGTCTTCAATCCGTCAGCGACGATCGCCGGAGAAGGCGGCAGCGAGTACATGTGGAACGTTGAAGCTAGGAACGCAGCTATCACGAACTGCTACTTCACAGCGGCCATCAACCGAGTCGGCTACGAGGAGTTCCCGAACGAGTTCACTTCGGCTGACGGGAAACCGGCACACAAAGACTTGGGCCTGTTCTACGGATCGAGCTACTTCtgcggccctgacggcgttagGTGCCCCGGTCTGTCCCGCACCAGAGACGGCTTGTTGATCGCGGCCGTAGACTTGAACCTGAACAGACAGATCAAAGACAGACGCTGTTATTACATGACCCAACGCCTGGACATGTACGTGAACAGTCTCAGCAAAGTACTCGAGCTGGATTACAAGCCGCAGGTCGTACACGAAAATGAAAAGCAATTTTAA
- the LOC100329149 gene encoding aliphatic nitrilase (The RefSeq protein has 1 substitution compared to this genomic sequence) produces the protein MENETHSPESIINNNLTGRDLEEFNRIHFGRRNNLEIKLKESSIAAAKEADFDVAAYAFPAKDEQTRPPRIVKVGIVQHSIAVPTDRPVNEQKKAIFNKVKKIIDVAGQEGVNIICFQELWNMPFAFCTREKQPWCEFAESAEDGPTTTFLRELAIKYAMVIVSSILERDEKHSDILWNTAVVISDTGNVIGKHRKNHIPRVGDFNESNYYMEGNTGHPVFATRYGKIAVNICFGRHHVLNWMMFGQNGAEIVFNPSATIAGEGGSEYMWNVEARNAAITNCYFTAAINRVGYEEFPNEFTSADGKPAHKDLGLFYGSSYFCGPDGVRCPGLSRTRDGLLIAAVDLNLNRQIKDRRCYYMTQRLDMYVNSLSKVLELDYKPQVVHENEKQF, from the coding sequence ATGGAGAATGAAACTCACAGCCTTGAatctataataaacaacaactTGACCGGGCGCGACTTGGAAGAGTTCAACAGAATTCATTTTGGGCGGCGGAATAACCTTGAAATCAAACTGAAAGAATCCTCGATCGCTGCAGCTAAGGAGGCTGACTTCGACGTCGCCGCATACGCTTTCCCGGCCAAGGACGAGCAGACCCGACCCCCGAGAATTGTGAAGGTAGGAATAGTTCAGCATTCCATCGCGGTGCCCACCGATCGTCCAGTCAACGAGCAAAAGAAAGCAATTTTCAATAAAGTCAAGAAAATCATCGATGTTGCCGGCCAAGAGGGTGTTAACATCATCTGTTTCCAAGAGTTGTGGAACATGCCCTTCGCGTTCTGCACAAGGGAGAAGCAGCCGTGGTGCGAGTTTGCCGAATCAGCTGAAGACGGGCCGACCACGACCTTCCTTCGGGAACTCGCCATCAAGTACGCAATGGTGATCGTGTCCTCGATATTAGAAAGGGACGAGAAGCATTCGGACATACTTTGGAACACTGCGGTTGTAATTAGTGACACCGGAAACGTGATCGGGAAACATCGCAAGAACCACATTCCGAGAGTCGGCGATTTTAACGAATCCAACTACTACATGGAAGGTAACACCGGCCATCCTGTATTTGCGACCAGATACGGCAAGATCGCGGTGAACATCTGCTTCGGACGGCACCACGTCTTGAACTGGATGATGTTCGGACAGAACGGAGCGGAGATCGTCTTCAATCCGTCAGCGACGATCGCCGGAGAAGGCGGCAGCGAGTACATGTGGAACGTTGAAGCTAGGAACGCAGCTATCACGAACTGCTACTTCACAGCGGCCATCAACCGAGTCGGCTACGAGGAGTTCCCGAACGAGTTCACTTCGGCTGACGGGAAACCGGCACACAAAGACTTGGGCCTGTTCTACGGATCGAGCTACTTCtgcggccctgacggcgttagGTGCCCCGGTCTGTCCCGCACCAGAGACGGCTTGTTGATCGCGGCCGTAGACTTGAACCTGAACAGACAGATCAAAGACAGACGCTGTTATTACATGACCCAACGCCTGGACATGTACGTGAACAGTCTCAGCAAAGTACTCGAGCTGGATTACAAGCCGCAGGTCGTACACGAAAATGAAAAGCAATTTTAA